The following DNA comes from Deinococcota bacterium.
CTTGCGGTTTCTGATGGGTGATAGGGCACGGGGTTGGGAGAAGCTCAAGCGGGAGCTCGAGGGGGCGGGGGTTTGGTAGGCCCATAGCCGTTGATGACTTAAGCCGTTGGTGACTTAGGGAGGTGACTGTAGGGTTGAGGTCGGATGGTCAAACACCTGCGTGGTAGCGTAAAAAGGTGAGCTTGGCCCAACCTCCCAAACGGCGGCGAAGGCTAAAGACCTATCTGGACTTCGTCAAGTTCGAGCACACCCTCTTCGCCCTGCCCTTCGCCTACGGCGGCATGCTCTTGGCGGCGCGGGGCTGGCCGGGCTGGGAGGTGTTCTTCTGGATCAACCTGGCGATGGTCGGGGCGCGCACCGCCAGCATGGCCTTAAACCGGGTGATCGACGCCGAGATCGACTCGAGAAACCCGCGGACGGCCACGCGCGAGATCCCGACGGGTAGGCTCGGCAAACGCGACGGCCTCGTCCTGGCGCTCTTGGGTTTCGCGGCCTTGAGCGTGGCGGGCTGGGCGCTCAACCCGCTCACCCTGGCGCTCCTGCCGGTAGCGGTCTTCTTCTTATCGGCCTATTCCTACCTCAAGCACCTGAGCTGGCTCTGCCACTACTGGCTGGGCGTCACCATCGGGGCGGCGGCGGCAGGCGGCTGGATCGCGGTGACGGGCGCCTTTGCGCCGGCCGCGGTGGCGCTGTGGGCGGCGGTGGGCCTGTGGATCGCCGGCTTCGACATCCTCTACGCC
Coding sequences within:
- the ubiA gene encoding putative 4-hydroxybenzoate polyprenyltransferase, which codes for MSLAQPPKRRRRLKTYLDFVKFEHTLFALPFAYGGMLLAARGWPGWEVFFWINLAMVGARTASMALNRVIDAEIDSRNPRTATREIPTGRLGKRDGLVLALLGFAALSVAGWALNPLTLALLPVAVFFLSAYSYLKHLSWLCHYWLGVTIGAAAAGGWIAVTGAFAPAAVALWAAVGLWIAGFDILYAMLDYDFDRAQGIHSVPARFGKARALRMAAWTHALAWLFFALTLPLAGAGWPYALGLLGIACLLWLEHQLVRRHGVDAVMRSFNANLWIGLVMLLAIALDLLV